The following proteins are co-located in the Nonlabens ponticola genome:
- a CDS encoding YicC/YloC family endoribonuclease produces MITSMTGYGKTVTQTSSHKITIEIRTLNSKNIDLNMRMPSDYRGKELEIRKLIASLLKRGKIDFSLHVESTDSSNVEALDPDKLASYIQQLKQVPGTDSVDDATLLQIASGFTDIFASGSHEVSKDDLQKVLDLASQCLQEVQSFRTQEGKVLESDFNERIQNIQNLLHQILSEDVTRLADVRSRLEKAVIDLKEKVDENRFEQELIYYLEKYDITEEKVRLENHLKYFLETMNAPESQGKKLAFISQEIGREINTIGSKANHAAMQQLVVQMKDELEKIKEQLLNVL; encoded by the coding sequence ATGATTACCTCTATGACTGGCTATGGGAAGACAGTCACTCAAACCTCATCACATAAGATCACTATTGAGATACGCACGCTCAACAGCAAGAATATCGATCTCAATATGCGCATGCCGTCAGACTACCGCGGTAAAGAGCTAGAAATAAGAAAGCTCATCGCATCACTGCTTAAACGTGGTAAGATAGATTTCTCACTGCATGTAGAAAGCACGGATAGCAGCAATGTAGAGGCATTAGATCCCGATAAGCTTGCCAGCTACATCCAGCAACTTAAACAAGTGCCTGGAACTGATAGTGTCGATGATGCTACCCTACTCCAAATCGCATCTGGTTTTACAGATATTTTTGCCTCTGGCAGTCACGAGGTATCCAAAGATGATCTACAAAAAGTGTTAGATCTAGCGTCGCAATGCTTGCAAGAAGTGCAATCCTTCAGAACTCAAGAGGGAAAAGTTCTGGAAAGTGATTTTAATGAACGAATTCAAAACATCCAAAATCTACTTCATCAAATTTTATCAGAAGATGTGACACGACTTGCTGATGTTCGATCAAGATTAGAAAAAGCTGTGATCGATCTTAAGGAAAAGGTAGATGAGAATCGTTTTGAACAAGAACTAATCTATTACCTAGAGAAATACGACATTACAGAGGAGAAAGTAAGGCTAGAAAATCATTTGAAGTATTTTCTGGAAACTATGAATGCTCCGGAATCTCAAGGAAAAAAACTAGCTTTTATTTCTCAAGAAATAGGTCGTGAGATCAATACCATAGGTAGCAAGGCAAACCATGCTGCCATGCAGCAACTAGTGGTTCAAATGAAAGATGAGCTGGAAAAAATAAAAGAACAACTACTCAACGTGCTGTAA
- a CDS encoding ATP-binding protein, whose protein sequence is MINKRLLIKNLLAHLDENSFYDKKLRIDLGNKEGKAKFLKHICALSNSNPHNNSYIVIGIDDKKNEILGTEFFDDSKLQNLINAYLQNAPQVMYENIAFPHLSSDKVVGLVTINAQEKVTALRKNIWKYYGGAVFYRDGSISMPKDFGGMPSVNNPAIVEQLEKKASNNIELTLDRVMQFMAREQQGLHTAYKVFKEQFVICWSGKVKERKSQEYFNRVDIELVNEQVRLFYSALDEVQISYNDDEFSILEYVELSVGDKSSYYPLERKTLKFAPNGTYKLTSKILFNPPYYDRKTLHHIYNSNLSLLHSIASGHPLNERQLQDLRRLPETMLVCKFNNVGEPIDKMKAHKNFLKTFPDTYEAYKEALRILRKVKYNS, encoded by the coding sequence ATGATCAATAAACGCCTGCTTATCAAAAACTTGCTAGCTCATCTGGATGAGAATAGTTTTTATGACAAGAAACTGCGCATTGATCTAGGCAACAAAGAGGGCAAGGCAAAATTCCTCAAACACATCTGTGCGCTGAGTAATTCAAACCCGCATAATAACAGTTATATCGTCATCGGGATTGATGACAAGAAAAATGAAATCCTGGGCACTGAATTTTTTGATGATTCTAAACTGCAAAATCTGATCAATGCCTACCTGCAAAATGCGCCGCAGGTCATGTATGAAAATATCGCATTTCCGCACTTGTCGTCTGACAAGGTCGTGGGTTTGGTAACCATAAATGCTCAGGAAAAGGTGACCGCACTGCGCAAGAATATTTGGAAATACTACGGTGGCGCAGTGTTTTATCGAGATGGTAGTATCTCGATGCCCAAGGATTTTGGCGGTATGCCCAGCGTCAATAATCCTGCAATTGTTGAGCAGCTAGAAAAAAAAGCCAGTAACAATATCGAGCTCACGCTGGATCGAGTCATGCAATTCATGGCGCGGGAACAACAAGGCCTGCACACGGCTTATAAAGTTTTTAAAGAGCAGTTTGTCATTTGCTGGAGTGGTAAGGTAAAAGAGCGCAAAAGTCAAGAGTATTTTAATAGGGTAGATATCGAGCTGGTCAACGAGCAAGTGCGCCTGTTTTATAGTGCTCTGGATGAGGTGCAGATATCCTACAACGATGATGAGTTTTCCATTCTAGAATATGTGGAGCTCAGCGTGGGTGACAAATCATCCTATTACCCATTGGAGCGCAAGACTTTAAAGTTTGCACCTAATGGCACCTACAAACTCACGTCTAAAATTTTGTTCAATCCTCCGTATTATGATCGCAAGACCTTGCATCATATCTACAATTCAAACCTATCACTGTTGCACAGCATTGCTTCTGGACATCCTTTAAATGAACGCCAACTACAGGACTTGAGACGCCTTCCAGAAACTATGCTGGTATGCAAATTCAACAATGTAGGCGAGCCTATTGACAAGATGAAAGCCCACAAAAACTTTCTCAAAACTTTCCCAGATACTTATGAAGCCTATAAGGAAGCCCTGCGTATCTTGAGAAAAGTAAAATACAACTCGTGA
- a CDS encoding Crp/Fnr family transcriptional regulator, whose product MELPEFLHDLTGDGDRPSLTYANEIFSMLEVVKVKKKQILLHLGEVCDNIYFIKSGILKGSIIDEKGEMHTIRFVADNDVMTSMYSFIDQTPSNLQISCVEAGEVMCFKYQDFEYMNKLYPGLSPAFHKLMLQRYHNMLDEKARMITRDATERYLKFMERFSEIEERLPLKDIASYLGIRQQSLSRLRNKIADEEYDFN is encoded by the coding sequence ATGGAACTACCAGAATTCCTTCACGATCTAACGGGCGATGGTGATAGGCCTTCTTTAACTTATGCAAATGAGATCTTCAGTATGCTGGAGGTCGTTAAAGTAAAGAAGAAGCAAATCTTACTACATCTAGGTGAGGTATGCGACAATATCTACTTTATTAAATCTGGAATACTTAAGGGCAGTATTATAGATGAAAAAGGAGAAATGCACACCATACGCTTTGTGGCAGATAATGATGTCATGACATCGATGTACAGCTTTATAGATCAAACGCCTTCTAATCTTCAAATTTCTTGTGTTGAAGCAGGTGAAGTCATGTGTTTTAAATATCAAGATTTTGAATACATGAATAAATTGTATCCAGGCCTCTCGCCAGCATTTCACAAATTGATGCTGCAACGTTATCACAATATGCTGGATGAAAAAGCAAGGATGATAACTCGTGACGCGACTGAAAGATATTTGAAGTTCATGGAGCGTTTTAGCGAGATTGAGGAGCGCTTACCTCTCAAGGATATCGCCTCTTATCTAGGCATTAGACAACAATCATTAAGTAGATTGCGCAACAAGATTGCAGACGAGGAATATGATTTTAACTAG
- a CDS encoding nicotinic acid mononucleotide adenyltransferase → MKAITTFLGGLALAVTLTSCEADVVIGNPVVEPTLNEIMESHEIWYLDLNSSQGPLDVPFMTRAFTLSFDYGTLFANNNIAGIGRAGAGLGIDVGAYDGFGDLLTINHDLDGIHEFRVIVRDFNRLELRDLVSGTRYFLDGYSVNNFDYDRLFYNNIQYFLQEYQTWEKVYTSNEGAINEFDEENFLRFLPGSDADIFQSSKDRNGTNAGNLFYDYEGEYWVEDVTPGSLNKHLTLDYDFIGNDYFDLYVIDDGTIELFHESSGTTYEFKGKGRIVIKNNTGSKSRLLDVNRSREKKK, encoded by the coding sequence ATGAAGGCAATAACTACTTTTTTGGGCGGTCTCGCACTTGCCGTTACTTTGACTAGCTGTGAGGCAGATGTAGTGATAGGTAATCCAGTAGTGGAGCCTACACTAAATGAAATTATGGAGTCGCACGAGATCTGGTATTTGGATTTGAATAGCTCTCAAGGACCACTAGATGTGCCGTTTATGACGCGTGCGTTTACCCTGAGTTTTGATTATGGGACTTTGTTTGCAAACAATAATATAGCAGGTATAGGTAGAGCTGGTGCAGGATTGGGTATTGATGTAGGTGCTTATGATGGTTTTGGCGATTTGTTGACGATCAATCACGATCTCGATGGTATCCATGAATTTAGAGTGATCGTGAGAGATTTCAATAGATTAGAATTGCGTGATCTGGTCTCTGGAACTCGATACTTTCTAGATGGTTACAGTGTCAATAATTTTGACTATGATCGATTGTTCTACAACAACATCCAGTACTTCTTACAAGAATACCAGACTTGGGAAAAAGTGTATACTAGTAATGAAGGTGCGATCAATGAATTTGACGAGGAAAATTTCTTGAGATTTTTACCAGGAAGCGATGCAGATATTTTTCAAAGTTCTAAGGATAGAAATGGAACCAATGCTGGTAACTTATTCTATGATTATGAAGGTGAATATTGGGTGGAAGATGTCACGCCAGGCTCGCTTAACAAGCATTTAACGCTCGATTATGATTTTATAGGCAATGATTATTTCGATCTTTACGTGATTGATGATGGGACTATTGAACTATTTCATGAATCATCGGGAACTACCTATGAATTCAAGGGTAAAGGTAGGATCGTTATTAAAAATAATACTGGCAGTAAATCTAGGTTGCTAGATGTAAATCGCTCTAGAGAAAAGAAAAAATAA
- a CDS encoding NAD(P)H-dependent glycerol-3-phosphate dehydrogenase, whose translation MEEFKKIAVLGGGSWATAIVKMLCENMQEVGWYMRSDYAIEHIKRNDHNPSYLQGVEFDTSKLKLSSNINEIVGYADVCIFAIPSAFLYKELEPLTVSFEGKTVVSAIKGIVPETGLIVGEHFSKHYDIDLEDIGVITGPCHAEEVALERLSYLTVAFANEEKAAALAEKFQSDYINCKISDDIIGTEYAAVLKNIYAIAAGIAHGLGYGDNFQSVLMSNAIREMKRYIKKVHKMKRNINDSAYLGDLLVTGYSVFSRNRLFGNMLGKGYTVRSAQLEMSMIAEGYYATKSAYEINQEHGAKTPILNAVYDILYENKNPKKVFKKLAEKLD comes from the coding sequence ATGGAAGAATTCAAGAAAATTGCAGTTTTAGGCGGTGGTAGCTGGGCAACAGCCATTGTCAAAATGTTGTGCGAGAACATGCAGGAAGTAGGCTGGTACATGCGCAGTGATTATGCCATTGAACACATTAAACGCAATGATCACAATCCCAGCTATTTGCAAGGAGTGGAGTTTGATACCAGCAAACTCAAATTATCATCAAACATCAATGAAATAGTAGGCTATGCTGATGTATGCATTTTTGCGATTCCCAGCGCGTTTCTCTACAAGGAATTAGAACCGCTTACCGTTTCCTTTGAAGGAAAAACCGTGGTGAGTGCGATAAAGGGTATCGTACCAGAAACTGGATTGATCGTTGGTGAGCATTTTAGCAAACACTATGATATCGACCTAGAGGATATTGGCGTTATCACAGGCCCATGTCATGCAGAAGAGGTCGCTCTTGAACGTCTTTCCTACCTAACAGTTGCTTTTGCAAACGAAGAGAAAGCAGCCGCGCTGGCTGAGAAATTTCAAAGCGACTACATCAACTGTAAAATAAGCGACGACATTATAGGTACCGAGTATGCTGCAGTCCTTAAGAACATCTATGCAATTGCCGCTGGTATCGCGCATGGATTGGGCTATGGCGATAATTTCCAGAGTGTACTCATGTCTAACGCTATTAGGGAAATGAAGCGCTACATCAAGAAAGTCCATAAAATGAAACGCAATATCAACGATAGCGCCTATTTGGGCGATTTGTTGGTTACGGGATATTCCGTTTTTTCTAGGAATAGGTTATTCGGTAACATGCTAGGCAAAGGTTACACGGTACGCAGCGCACAATTGGAAATGAGCATGATTGCCGAAGGTTATTACGCTACTAAAAGTGCCTACGAAATCAATCAAGAGCATGGTGCCAAAACACCCATTCTCAATGCGGTCTATGATATTCTCTATGAGAACAAAAACCCTAAAAAGGTATTCAAAAAACTAGCTGAAAAGCTAGACTAA
- the amaB gene encoding L-piperidine-6-carboxylate dehydrogenase codes for MSDIASAFGIPKALKQLGIKDTNHGTSTGNKHFGDGELIHSHSPVDGKKIASVTTTTAADYEKVITTAHDTFKEWRMMPAPQRGEIVRQFGEELRRLKEPLGKLVSYEMGKSYQEGLGEVQEMIDICDFAVGLSRQLHGLTMHSERPGHRMYEQYHPLGVVGIISAFNFPVAVWAWNTALAWVCGDVCIWKPSEKTPLCGVACQNIIATVLKENGLPEGISCLINGDYKVGEMMTTDSRIPLISATGSTRMGKIVASKVGERLGKSLLELGGNNAIIVTPDADVKMTVIGAVFGAVGTAGQRCTSTRRLIIHESMYDQVKNAVVDAYKQLKIGNPLDENNHVGPLIDKDAVKGYQNALEKVVQEGGKVIVEGGMLSGNGYESGCYVKPAIAEAQNDFEIVQHETFAPVLYLLKYSGDVNNALELQNGVKQGLSSAIMTNNLREAERFLSVAGSDCGIANVNIGTSGAEIGGAFGGEKDTGGGRESGSDAWKVYMRRQTNTINYTTELPLAQGIKFDL; via the coding sequence ATGTCAGATATAGCAAGCGCTTTTGGAATCCCAAAAGCTCTCAAACAATTAGGAATTAAAGATACCAATCATGGTACCTCAACAGGAAATAAGCATTTTGGTGATGGTGAATTGATACATTCTCACTCGCCAGTTGACGGTAAGAAAATCGCCAGCGTGACCACCACCACCGCTGCAGATTATGAGAAAGTCATCACCACAGCTCACGACACATTTAAGGAATGGCGCATGATGCCAGCACCGCAACGTGGTGAGATCGTGCGACAGTTTGGTGAAGAATTACGTCGATTAAAAGAGCCGCTGGGAAAACTGGTTTCCTATGAGATGGGAAAATCCTATCAAGAAGGTCTAGGCGAGGTTCAAGAAATGATTGACATCTGCGATTTTGCAGTAGGTCTATCACGCCAATTGCACGGACTTACCATGCACTCTGAACGTCCAGGACATAGAATGTATGAGCAATACCATCCACTAGGTGTAGTTGGAATTATCAGTGCCTTTAATTTTCCTGTAGCTGTATGGGCATGGAATACTGCACTGGCATGGGTTTGTGGAGACGTTTGTATATGGAAACCTAGCGAGAAAACGCCTTTATGTGGAGTTGCTTGCCAAAATATCATTGCAACAGTCCTTAAAGAAAATGGGCTGCCAGAAGGTATCTCTTGTTTAATCAACGGTGATTACAAGGTTGGTGAGATGATGACTACTGATTCTCGCATACCGCTTATTTCTGCAACAGGTTCAACTCGCATGGGTAAGATTGTGGCCAGTAAAGTAGGTGAACGATTGGGTAAATCCTTATTGGAATTAGGTGGTAACAATGCTATAATCGTCACACCAGACGCCGATGTAAAAATGACGGTCATCGGTGCGGTATTTGGCGCCGTAGGAACTGCTGGACAGCGCTGTACCAGTACCAGACGCCTGATTATTCATGAATCCATGTATGATCAGGTAAAGAATGCAGTAGTTGACGCCTACAAACAATTGAAAATCGGGAATCCGCTAGATGAGAACAATCATGTAGGTCCATTAATTGATAAGGATGCTGTTAAAGGTTATCAGAATGCTCTTGAAAAAGTAGTTCAAGAAGGCGGTAAAGTAATCGTGGAAGGTGGCATGTTATCTGGTAATGGTTATGAAAGCGGTTGCTATGTAAAACCAGCCATTGCAGAGGCACAAAACGATTTTGAAATTGTACAGCATGAGACTTTCGCTCCAGTATTGTATTTACTCAAATACAGTGGCGACGTGAACAATGCACTAGAACTTCAAAATGGTGTAAAGCAAGGATTATCCAGTGCCATCATGACTAACAACTTGCGCGAGGCAGAACGCTTCTTGAGTGTGGCTGGATCTGATTGTGGTATTGCCAATGTAAACATAGGAACCAGCGGTGCAGAGATAGGTGGCGCCTTTGGTGGTGAGAAAGACACAGGCGGCGGCCGCGAGTCAGGTAGCGATGCATGGAAAGTCTACATGAGAAGACAAACCAATACCATCAATTACACAACCGAATTACCGCTAGCGCAAGGAATTAAATTTGACTTGTAA
- a CDS encoding DNA helicase PriA codes for MNTSTLNSERKKSCINCGAELTYEPGTDTITCDYCGHKEEIDQTVQPFEELELHKYLDSTGSQSHSVELSMLQCSNCGATQHIEENYKSVHCVYCTSPLIIEDQYQEEWILPGAVLPFQFKVDKAHQIFKKWVDSLWWAPNNLQRASLNPEYTKGLYVPYWTFDAQLVADYKGQRGDHYYIEVSRGSGKNRRTERERRTDWSPASGTVSGLVDDTLVKASQNKSRQIPAKVSRWKLEALKTFDTNYLAGYVTEKYTIPLKDGHLTASEKAKEIAINWIRRDIGGDEQRITKMDMKLSDETFKHVLLPLYISSYQFDGKRYNFYINGQTGAIHGDRPYSFWKIFLAILAAVIVIGTIVYLTNF; via the coding sequence GTGAATACATCAACCTTAAATTCTGAAAGAAAGAAGTCCTGCATCAATTGTGGTGCAGAGCTTACCTATGAACCTGGAACAGATACCATAACTTGTGATTATTGTGGTCATAAGGAAGAGATTGACCAGACCGTCCAGCCTTTTGAGGAACTGGAATTACATAAGTATTTGGATTCCACGGGCTCGCAATCACATTCGGTCGAATTGTCCATGCTGCAATGTTCCAATTGCGGTGCTACCCAGCATATTGAGGAAAACTACAAATCCGTGCATTGCGTGTATTGCACATCACCACTGATTATTGAGGATCAATATCAAGAAGAATGGATTTTGCCTGGCGCTGTATTGCCATTTCAGTTTAAGGTGGACAAAGCACATCAGATTTTCAAAAAATGGGTTGATAGCTTGTGGTGGGCACCCAACAATTTACAGCGAGCCAGTCTCAATCCAGAATACACCAAAGGTCTCTATGTTCCCTACTGGACGTTTGATGCGCAATTGGTTGCGGACTATAAAGGCCAGCGTGGCGATCATTATTACATCGAGGTTTCTAGAGGTTCTGGTAAAAACCGCAGAACTGAACGAGAACGTCGTACCGATTGGTCACCAGCATCGGGAACGGTTTCAGGCTTGGTAGATGATACCTTAGTCAAAGCCAGCCAAAACAAATCACGACAAATTCCAGCAAAGGTCTCACGATGGAAACTGGAAGCGCTTAAAACTTTTGATACCAACTATTTGGCTGGATATGTTACTGAGAAATATACCATACCACTCAAGGATGGTCATCTTACAGCAAGTGAGAAAGCTAAAGAAATCGCCATTAATTGGATACGCCGTGACATAGGTGGTGACGAGCAGCGCATTACTAAGATGGATATGAAACTATCAGATGAGACTTTTAAACATGTCCTACTGCCGTTGTACATCAGTTCCTACCAGTTTGACGGTAAGCGGTATAACTTTTATATAAATGGGCAAACGGGTGCCATCCATGGCGATAGACCCTATTCATTTTGGAAAATCTTTTTGGCGATTTTGGCAGCAGTCATTGTGATAGGCACTATTGTTTATTTGACCAATTTTTGA
- a CDS encoding SPFH domain-containing protein: MGIFDKIKEKLSHEFIDIVEWLDYTDDTIAHRFERYQNEIKNGAKLIVREGQTAVFVNEGQLADVFKPGTYDLTTQNLPILSTLKGWKYGFNSPFKAEVYFVNTHLFTDEKWGTKNPITLSDERFGLVEIRAFGTYAFKIADAGKFIVDIVGTDNNFTNFEINEHLKSLIATRFTDTVGEANLPIELYAANTSELSETCREVMMPEFMSVGISLEKFYIENVSMPEDLKKEIFEYSRIDKIDLDKLTKFKTAKAIEAAAANEGGTAGAGMGMGMGFVLAQQMGGMMSPQMGGQQNMQQQQQAAAMPPPMPQAVQYYYASNGSQTGPVPFEQLRALFAGRTINRDTLIWKSGMETWKPLNEVEELKQFLGGNTPPPLP, translated from the coding sequence ATGGGAATTTTTGATAAGATAAAAGAGAAATTAAGCCACGAGTTTATTGACATTGTCGAGTGGCTGGATTATACAGATGACACCATCGCGCATCGTTTTGAGCGTTATCAGAATGAGATTAAAAATGGCGCAAAACTCATTGTGCGTGAAGGACAGACAGCCGTATTTGTCAACGAGGGCCAGCTGGCAGATGTATTCAAACCTGGAACCTATGATCTGACCACACAGAATCTGCCTATTCTGTCAACACTTAAAGGATGGAAATATGGTTTCAACTCACCTTTCAAGGCTGAGGTCTATTTTGTCAACACGCATTTATTTACCGATGAAAAATGGGGAACCAAAAATCCAATCACACTTAGCGATGAACGATTCGGATTGGTAGAGATCAGAGCATTCGGAACCTATGCCTTTAAGATCGCCGATGCTGGTAAGTTTATCGTGGACATCGTAGGAACAGATAACAACTTCACGAATTTTGAAATCAACGAGCATCTCAAAAGTTTGATCGCCACGAGGTTTACCGATACGGTAGGTGAGGCGAATTTACCTATTGAATTGTACGCCGCAAATACATCTGAATTATCAGAAACCTGTCGTGAGGTGATGATGCCTGAGTTTATGAGTGTAGGTATCTCGCTAGAGAAATTCTACATAGAGAATGTATCCATGCCAGAAGATCTCAAGAAAGAGATTTTTGAATACAGCCGCATCGATAAGATTGATCTGGATAAACTCACAAAATTCAAAACTGCTAAAGCTATCGAGGCTGCAGCAGCTAATGAAGGCGGCACCGCAGGTGCAGGAATGGGAATGGGAATGGGTTTTGTGCTCGCGCAGCAAATGGGCGGTATGATGTCACCACAAATGGGTGGACAACAAAACATGCAGCAACAGCAGCAAGCAGCTGCAATGCCACCACCTATGCCACAAGCAGTCCAATATTACTACGCTAGTAATGGATCGCAGACAGGACCAGTGCCATTTGAACAACTGCGAGCGTTGTTTGCTGGCAGAACTATCAACAGAGATACACTTATCTGGAAAAGTGGTATGGAAACTTGGAAGCCACTGAATGAGGTTGAAGAACTCAAGCAATTCCTAGGAGGTAACACGCCACCGCCGTTGCCGTAG
- the gmk gene encoding guanylate kinase, whose protein sequence is MNNVPKLIVFSAPSGAGKTTLVRHLLKQEELNLAFSISAASREAREGEIDGVHYYFLGIKEFKQRIRDEKFLEFEEVYKDQFYGTLKTEVERLWAQGKNVIFDIDVVGGLRLKKKFPDRTIAIFVKPPSINELQIRLKKRKTESQEKIAMRVAKASTEMATAPQFDVIIENDDLDQAKNKAYRVVQDYINAPVASHEEE, encoded by the coding sequence ATGAATAACGTACCTAAGCTTATCGTATTCAGTGCGCCATCTGGTGCAGGTAAAACCACCCTGGTAAGACATTTACTCAAACAAGAGGAACTCAATCTAGCCTTTTCAATAAGTGCTGCGTCCAGAGAAGCTCGTGAAGGTGAAATCGATGGTGTTCATTATTATTTTCTTGGTATAAAAGAGTTCAAGCAACGCATACGTGATGAAAAGTTCCTAGAGTTTGAAGAGGTCTATAAAGATCAATTCTATGGCACACTCAAGACTGAGGTAGAAAGGTTATGGGCTCAAGGTAAAAATGTCATTTTTGACATCGACGTGGTAGGTGGCTTGCGACTCAAGAAAAAATTTCCTGATCGCACGATTGCGATTTTTGTAAAGCCACCGTCCATCAATGAGCTGCAAATAAGACTCAAGAAAAGAAAAACAGAAAGCCAAGAGAAGATCGCCATGCGCGTTGCAAAGGCAAGTACCGAAATGGCAACTGCACCTCAATTTGACGTCATTATAGAAAATGATGATCTAGATCAGGCAAAAAATAAGGCTTATCGCGTCGTGCAAGATTACATAAACGCTCCAGTAGCTAGTCATGAAGAAGAGTAA
- the nadD gene encoding nicotinate (nicotinamide) nucleotide adenylyltransferase, whose amino-acid sequence MKKSKIGLYFGTFNPIHIGHLAIANYLVEHSDLDQIWMVVTPHNPHKKKNTLLDDRQRLHMVHLAVDDYDKIKPSDIEFNLPQPNYTVNTLAHLTEKYPDYDFTLIMGEDNLKSLPRWKNYQTLLDEYSIIVYPRISPGDVPDELKNHPSITRIEAPIMEISSTMIRDGIAASKDLRYFMHDDVQRYIEEMNFYK is encoded by the coding sequence ATGAAGAAGAGTAAGATAGGATTGTATTTTGGCACCTTTAACCCTATACACATAGGCCATCTTGCCATTGCAAATTATCTGGTTGAACATAGTGATCTAGATCAAATATGGATGGTAGTCACGCCACATAATCCACATAAGAAGAAAAACACTTTGCTGGACGATAGACAGCGTCTTCACATGGTGCATCTAGCCGTTGATGATTATGATAAGATCAAGCCTAGTGATATTGAATTCAATTTACCACAACCTAACTACACGGTAAATACGCTTGCTCATCTAACTGAAAAATATCCCGACTACGATTTTACACTTATCATGGGAGAAGATAATTTGAAAAGCCTACCACGGTGGAAAAACTATCAAACACTTCTGGATGAGTACAGCATCATCGTGTACCCTAGAATATCGCCTGGTGACGTGCCTGATGAACTTAAAAACCATCCATCCATAACTAGGATTGAGGCACCTATTATGGAGATCTCATCTACCATGATACGCGATGGGATAGCGGCAAGCAAAGACTTGCGATATTTCATGCACGATGATGTGCAGCGATACATAGAAGAAATGAATTTCTACAAATAA
- a CDS encoding metallophosphoesterase family protein: MRTIVIGDIHGAHRALTQLLDRLQPQPDDCLIFLGDYVDGWSQSYEVLEFLITLSRKRKQQNHTAPIYLRGNHDELVLNFLVKDERNEQWLHHGGTSTVESYANRSDADRARHVAFLIDELLDFLELDGNGFFHAGFHNLHGPHYEYYKNLPYWDRTLWEMALCIDPNMSPDNDRYPNRLKMYKEIFIGHTPTTRLGEMKPIHAANVWNVDTGAAFLGPLTAMCIETKEIWQSDPVHTLYPNEDGRN, translated from the coding sequence GTGAGAACCATAGTCATAGGCGACATCCACGGTGCACATCGCGCCCTTACCCAATTACTAGATCGATTACAACCACAACCAGACGACTGTCTCATTTTCCTGGGCGATTATGTAGACGGCTGGTCACAGAGCTATGAGGTACTGGAGTTTTTGATCACGCTTTCGCGAAAGCGTAAACAGCAAAATCACACTGCACCGATCTATCTGCGCGGTAATCATGATGAGTTGGTGCTCAATTTTCTCGTTAAAGATGAGCGCAATGAGCAGTGGTTGCATCATGGTGGGACAAGCACAGTCGAAAGCTATGCCAACAGAAGCGATGCAGATCGTGCAAGGCATGTCGCATTCCTAATTGACGAGTTGCTAGATTTTCTAGAGTTGGACGGTAATGGATTTTTCCATGCTGGATTTCACAACTTGCATGGACCGCACTATGAATACTATAAAAACTTGCCCTATTGGGATCGCACCCTTTGGGAAATGGCCTTGTGCATAGATCCCAACATGTCACCAGATAATGACCGCTATCCTAATAGGCTCAAGATGTATAAGGAGATTTTTATAGGCCACACGCCTACCACACGACTAGGTGAAATGAAACCCATTCACGCTGCCAATGTCTGGAATGTGGACACTGGCGCAGCCTTTCTAGGACCGCTAACGGCTATGTGCATAGAAACCAAAGAAATCTGGCAAAGTGATCCAGTCCATACGCTTTACCCTAATGAAGATGGTAGAAATTAA